In Sneathia sanguinegens, the following proteins share a genomic window:
- a CDS encoding Na/Pi cotransporter family protein, with product MDYKIALFQFFGGLGIFLFSIKYMGDGLQMSAGDRLRNLLDKYTTNPFLGVLTGILVTILLQSSSGTTVIVVGLVGAGLLNLKQAIGIVMGANIGTTLTTFIIGFNLSKFSLPILFIGAALLFFTKKATLNNIGRIVYGFGGIFFALTLMSSAMQPLKYEPWFTQLMIDLGKNSVLGVFIGTLLTMMIQASSATISILQNLYSEHIITLKATLPVLFGDNIGTTITAILACIGANRSAKRVALSHVLFNVIGTVVFSIFLTPFTNLIIFIEQLFKLPPKLTIALAHATFNGTNTLILFPFIGSLAFIVTKIIPYNEDEETYKPKFLDEMLIHNAPSVAIGQAKKELSVMLRKATENLVRAVNYFENRDGAVGEKVAIKEEEINNLDRAINNYLTALFHEHLAHTDSEIGSNLMDISRDIERIGDHAMSLVRDVDYQIKKQMLFSQEAKNEVIGLANITNEMLSTSLEAFNNNDKIKAIEALDLHNSIYTYEKKARKRHIARLKNGNCEIKTGLYYVDIICHFTRICDHARNVVEKIINEQI from the coding sequence ATGGACTATAAGATAGCATTATTTCAATTTTTTGGAGGACTTGGAATTTTTCTATTTAGTATTAAATACATGGGTGATGGTCTTCAAATGTCCGCTGGTGATAGATTAAGAAATTTATTAGATAAGTATACGACCAATCCTTTTCTAGGTGTTTTAACTGGTATACTTGTAACAATTTTATTACAATCTAGTTCTGGTACTACTGTAATAGTTGTTGGTTTAGTAGGTGCAGGTTTACTTAATTTAAAGCAAGCCATTGGTATAGTAATGGGTGCAAATATAGGAACTACACTTACAACTTTTATTATAGGATTTAACCTATCTAAATTTTCATTACCCATATTATTTATAGGTGCTGCCCTTTTATTTTTTACAAAAAAAGCTACTTTAAATAATATAGGTCGTATAGTTTATGGTTTTGGAGGAATATTCTTTGCATTAACTCTTATGTCATCTGCCATGCAACCTTTAAAATATGAACCTTGGTTCACTCAATTAATGATAGATTTAGGAAAAAATTCTGTTTTAGGTGTTTTCATAGGTACTTTACTTACTATGATGATACAGGCATCTTCAGCAACCATAAGTATCCTACAAAATCTTTATTCCGAACATATTATAACCCTTAAGGCTACTTTACCTGTCTTATTTGGTGATAATATAGGTACTACAATAACAGCAATCTTAGCTTGTATTGGTGCTAATAGATCAGCAAAAAGAGTTGCTTTATCGCATGTATTATTCAATGTTATTGGTACAGTGGTATTCTCAATATTTTTAACACCTTTTACTAATTTAATAATCTTTATTGAGCAATTATTTAAATTACCACCTAAATTAACAATAGCTTTGGCTCATGCAACTTTTAATGGAACTAATACCTTAATTTTATTTCCATTCATAGGTTCTCTTGCCTTTATTGTTACCAAAATCATTCCATATAATGAAGATGAAGAAACATACAAGCCTAAATTTTTAGATGAAATGCTTATACATAATGCTCCTTCTGTAGCTATAGGTCAAGCAAAAAAAGAATTATCTGTTATGCTTAGAAAAGCTACTGAAAATTTAGTTAGAGCTGTTAATTATTTCGAAAATAGAGATGGAGCTGTTGGTGAAAAAGTAGCTATAAAAGAAGAAGAAATTAATAATCTTGATAGAGCTATTAATAATTATTTAACTGCACTATTCCATGAACATTTAGCACATACAGATAGTGAAATTGGATCTAACCTAATGGATATTTCAAGAGACATAGAGCGTATAGGTGATCATGCAATGTCATTAGTTAGAGATGTTGATTATCAAATTAAAAAGCAAATGCTCTTTTCTCAAGAAGCTAAAAACGAAGTTATAGGTTTAGCTAATATAACCAATGAAATGTTATCTACAAGCTTAGAAGCTTTTAATAATAATGATAAAATAAAAGCTATCGAAGCTCTTGACCTACATAATTCTATTTACACTTATGAAAAAAAGGCAAGAAAAAGACATATTGCTAGACTTAAAAATGGTAATTGTGAAATTAAAACTGGCTTATACTATGTAGATATTATTTGCCATTTTACAAGAATTTGCGATCATGCAAGAAATGTAGTTGAAAAAATAATAAATGAACAAATTTAA
- the pth gene encoding aminoacyl-tRNA hydrolase, which produces MKLIVGLGNPGDEYSNTRHNLGFIILDNYLNYRNLHTFKSNFNSNFIKDNDIFFQKPLTYMNNSGQAISELMKYYKIKPEDLYVIYDDMDMEVGKIRIKNNGSSGGHNGIKSIIAHCGDNFNRIKVGIGHKKAEAIGHVLGKFSTEELEIIQAKFNLFNSLINDIINDMSFEKLRNKYSGKGFNEKKKK; this is translated from the coding sequence ATGAAATTAATCGTTGGTTTAGGTAATCCTGGAGATGAATACTCTAATACTAGACACAATCTTGGCTTTATAATTTTAGATAATTATTTGAATTATAGAAATTTACATACTTTCAAATCTAATTTTAATTCTAATTTTATAAAAGATAATGACATTTTTTTTCAAAAGCCTCTAACATATATGAATAATTCTGGTCAAGCTATTAGCGAATTAATGAAATATTATAAGATAAAACCAGAAGATCTTTATGTCATTTATGACGATATGGATATGGAAGTTGGAAAAATACGAATAAAAAATAATGGTTCTTCTGGTGGCCATAATGGTATAAAATCTATAATCGCTCATTGTGGTGATAATTTTAATAGAATAAAAGTGGGTATAGGTCATAAAAAGGCTGAAGCTATAGGTCATGTACTTGGAAAATTTTCAACTGAAGAATTAGAAATTATTCAAGCAAAATTTAACTTATTCAATTCTTTAATAAATGACATAATAAATGATATGAGCTTTGAAAAATTAAGAAATAAATATAGTGGAAAGGGTTTTAATGAGAAAAAGAAAAAATAA
- a CDS encoding cysteine desulfurase family protein: MNNKIYFDNAATTKMRKEVLEYFFTTCEKYYANPSSVHTLGREARVMLEKARSNIANLLNVKSQDIIFTSGATEANNLALKGIMEKSEKKEIISSYLEHSSVLKVLNQLENEGYIVHYVKILKNGQIDLEDLKKYINKNTALVSVMAVNNETGTKQPIAELAMLLKDRDIYFHVDATQLIGKIEIDPYLLGIDSMTASAHKFYGPKGVGILYLKNDIAIEKQIFGGPQERNKRAGTENLNGILASSYALELAYKNMKEEGKYIEDLTKYLLSKLKDKYVINGENRISGILNIQIKDKDIQMLLPLLDMKGIMVSGGSACMSGSISASPILLAMGLSEKEAKSSIRISLGIYNTKEEIDYFVDCLEKI; this comes from the coding sequence ATGAATAATAAGATATATTTTGATAATGCTGCAACTACAAAAATGAGAAAAGAAGTTTTAGAATATTTTTTTACAACTTGTGAAAAATATTATGCTAATCCTTCATCAGTACATACTTTGGGTAGAGAAGCAAGGGTAATGCTAGAAAAGGCTAGATCAAATATTGCGAATTTATTAAATGTAAAAAGTCAAGATATTATATTTACTTCGGGAGCTACTGAAGCAAATAATTTAGCACTGAAAGGTATTATGGAAAAAAGTGAGAAAAAGGAAATAATTAGTTCGTATTTAGAACATTCTAGTGTACTTAAAGTTCTTAATCAATTAGAAAATGAGGGCTACATAGTACACTATGTTAAAATTTTAAAAAATGGACAAATTGATTTAGAAGATTTAAAAAAATATATTAATAAAAATACAGCTTTAGTAAGTGTTATGGCAGTTAATAATGAGACAGGTACAAAACAACCTATAGCAGAATTAGCTATGCTTTTAAAAGATAGGGATATATATTTTCATGTGGATGCAACTCAATTAATTGGAAAAATAGAAATAGATCCATATTTATTAGGAATAGATAGTATGACAGCTTCAGCACATAAGTTTTATGGACCTAAGGGTGTAGGAATACTTTATCTAAAAAATGATATAGCTATAGAAAAGCAAATTTTTGGAGGACCTCAAGAAAGAAATAAAAGGGCTGGTACAGAAAATTTGAATGGGATTTTAGCTAGTTCATATGCATTGGAATTAGCCTATAAAAATATGAAAGAAGAAGGCAAATATATAGAAGATTTAACAAAATATTTATTAAGTAAATTAAAAGACAAGTATGTTATAAATGGAGAAAATAGGATATCAGGAATATTAAATATTCAAATAAAAGATAAAGATATACAAATGCTATTACCTTTATTAGATATGAAGGGAATAATGGTTAGTGGTGGTTCTGCTTGTATGTCAGGGAGTATATCAGCTTCTCCCATTTTATTAGCAATGGGTTTGAGTGAAAAGGAAGCAAAATCATCTATAAGAATTTCTCTTGGGATATATAATACTAAGGAAGAAATTGATTATTTTGTTGATTGTTTGGAGAAAATATAA
- a CDS encoding DNA polymerase III subunit alpha: MFVNLKLHTDYSLLEGVAKVEDYIKKAKSTESKYLGLCDNNMYATMKMYNLCKKFGLEFVAGLDLYVYGLKKEGKYVITVYAKGEAGYKDLVNLSSLSYTKKGVVDITDINKFENITILLGSINSELYEFISNLEYAEAKKLIEEYKKIFNKFYLELPCFSIPQNVLLFYQELALEYDLEPVAVNDTYYVEKEDYKLQKIVSAIRDNININKVQRYYKQVDLYFKSEEEILKNLQGLKKDFVIKAINNTELIAKSSSLELKFSKVRLPKLNLKISEKEYLKELVYSNLEKKYAANAEAKKRLDYELEIIDKIGFNSYFIIVYDIVNFARKNDILIGPGRGSAAGSIVAYLLDITKVDPIKYELMFERFLNIARKNLPDIDLDFETDKKEKVVQYVMEKYGQEHVANIITFSTFKEKQLYKDLCRIFNCNEKEVFLKKIVSKLINNVRHSSIHASGIIISDEKLTDFVPINKVEALNINITQYQMEELEKMGLLKMDFLSLLNLDILSRVSKLTKIKLDEISFLDKKVFDLYNEGKTLGIFQVEAPGITKLIKKFKINKFEDISAVLALYRPGPLKSGMVEDIIDIKNNKKEVRYLFEDLKPILENTYGMIIYQEQVMLIARKIAGFNLNEADDLRKAISKKKQEILEEYKNRFITSSIKRGYAKDKVEKLYSQIEKFGEYGFNKSHSIAYAMLSYYTAYFKTYYKKEYLCSLLNVQIGTHDKIERYNEELNYLIKPSINKSDVYFKIEADKIRYALYSISNISINLAKDIVEEREKNGLYKDIIDFLTRMQKYSFTKNQFETLVKAGTLDEFEISRKELIENSSKLLKLAKENSLRQDNVLNPIFMNDARVTYEKEGLKKDSIKELVEMERTSLGLSFSQPKNDLVDILVNKVCYENEYEIILENKRKIKLRDLNKYSPSYLNILLDDLSEAQKKDLKNLIRASGGFAKVQFYLNKKKLFMKHNIYFDLTEEKIKKLINIVGKKHLSISVKAK; encoded by the coding sequence ATGTTTGTTAATCTTAAATTACATACGGATTATAGTTTGCTTGAAGGAGTAGCAAAAGTAGAAGACTATATAAAAAAGGCTAAAAGTACTGAAAGTAAATATTTGGGACTTTGTGATAATAATATGTATGCTACTATGAAAATGTATAATTTGTGTAAAAAATTTGGCCTAGAATTTGTTGCAGGACTAGACCTCTATGTTTATGGATTAAAAAAAGAGGGTAAATATGTAATAACAGTCTATGCAAAAGGTGAAGCAGGGTATAAAGATTTAGTTAATTTAAGCAGTTTAAGCTATACAAAAAAAGGTGTAGTTGATATAACAGATATAAATAAATTTGAAAATATCACAATATTACTAGGTTCTATTAATTCAGAACTTTATGAGTTCATTTCAAATTTAGAATATGCAGAAGCGAAAAAATTAATAGAAGAATATAAGAAAATTTTCAATAAATTTTATTTAGAATTACCTTGTTTTTCTATACCTCAAAATGTACTATTATTTTATCAAGAATTAGCTCTAGAATATGATTTAGAACCTGTTGCAGTTAATGATACCTACTATGTAGAAAAAGAAGACTATAAATTACAGAAAATAGTATCAGCAATAAGGGATAATATTAATATAAATAAAGTCCAAAGATATTATAAACAAGTAGACCTATATTTTAAAAGTGAAGAAGAAATATTAAAAAATTTACAGGGTCTAAAAAAAGACTTTGTTATTAAGGCTATAAATAATACAGAGTTAATTGCAAAAAGTTCAAGTTTAGAATTAAAATTTTCAAAAGTAAGATTACCAAAATTAAATCTAAAAATATCAGAAAAAGAATATTTGAAAGAATTGGTCTATTCTAATTTAGAAAAAAAGTATGCAGCTAATGCAGAGGCTAAAAAAAGACTTGATTATGAATTAGAAATTATAGATAAAATTGGCTTTAATTCTTACTTTATCATTGTCTATGATATAGTAAATTTTGCAAGAAAAAATGATATTTTAATAGGACCAGGAAGGGGGTCAGCAGCTGGTAGTATAGTTGCTTATTTGTTAGATATAACAAAAGTAGACCCTATAAAATATGAATTAATGTTTGAAAGATTTTTAAATATTGCAAGAAAAAATTTGCCAGATATAGATCTTGATTTTGAAACAGATAAAAAAGAAAAAGTTGTGCAATATGTTATGGAAAAATATGGTCAAGAACATGTAGCGAATATAATAACTTTTTCAACTTTTAAAGAAAAACAATTGTATAAAGACTTATGTAGAATATTTAATTGTAATGAAAAAGAAGTTTTTTTAAAAAAGATAGTTTCTAAACTAATTAATAATGTAAGACATAGCTCTATACATGCTTCCGGTATTATTATATCAGATGAAAAATTAACTGATTTTGTTCCAATTAATAAAGTTGAAGCTCTTAATATAAATATAACTCAATATCAAATGGAAGAATTAGAAAAAATGGGCTTACTTAAGATGGATTTTTTATCTTTATTAAATTTAGATATTTTAAGTAGGGTATCTAAACTAACAAAAATTAAATTGGATGAAATAAGTTTTTTAGATAAAAAAGTTTTTGACTTATATAACGAGGGAAAAACTTTAGGAATATTTCAAGTTGAAGCTCCGGGTATAACCAAATTAATAAAAAAATTTAAGATTAATAAATTTGAAGATATATCAGCTGTGCTAGCTTTATATAGACCAGGGCCTTTAAAAAGTGGTATGGTAGAAGATATTATTGATATAAAAAATAATAAAAAAGAAGTGAGATATCTTTTTGAAGATCTTAAGCCTATTTTAGAAAATACTTATGGAATGATAATTTATCAAGAACAGGTAATGTTAATTGCAAGAAAAATAGCAGGCTTTAATTTAAATGAAGCAGATGATTTAAGAAAGGCTATAAGTAAAAAGAAGCAAGAAATATTAGAAGAGTATAAGAATAGATTTATAACTTCTTCTATAAAAAGAGGTTATGCAAAAGATAAGGTAGAAAAGCTTTATTCACAAATAGAAAAATTTGGTGAATATGGATTTAATAAGTCACATTCCATAGCTTATGCCATGCTTTCATATTATACAGCTTATTTTAAAACTTACTATAAAAAAGAATATTTATGTAGTTTATTAAATGTTCAGATAGGTACACATGATAAAATTGAAAGATATAATGAAGAGTTGAATTACCTTATTAAACCAAGTATAAATAAATCAGATGTATATTTTAAAATTGAAGCTGATAAAATAAGATATGCTCTTTATAGCATTAGTAATATTTCAATTAATTTGGCAAAGGATATAGTTGAAGAAAGAGAAAAAAATGGACTATATAAAGATATTATAGATTTTTTAACTAGAATGCAAAAATATTCATTTACTAAAAATCAATTTGAAACTTTAGTAAAAGCTGGGACCTTAGATGAATTTGAAATATCAAGAAAAGAACTTATTGAAAATTCAAGCAAGTTACTTAAATTAGCAAAGGAAAATAGCTTAAGACAAGACAATGTCTTAAATCCTATTTTTATGAATGATGCAAGAGTTACTTATGAAAAAGAAGGTTTAAAAAAAGATAGTATAAAAGAATTAGTAGAAATGGAAAGAACTTCATTAGGCTTAAGTTTTAGCCAACCTAAAAATGATTTAGTTGATATTCTAGTAAATAAGGTTTGCTATGAAAATGAATATGAAATTATACTAGAAAATAAGAGAAAGATAAAATTAAGAGATTTAAATAAATATAGTCCAAGTTACTTAAATATTTTATTAGATGATTTAAGTGAAGCTCAGAAAAAAGATTTAAAAAATTTGATAAGAGCTAGTGGTGGCTTTGCTAAAGTACAATTTTATTTGAATAAGAAAAAATTATTTATGAAGCATAATATATATTTTGATTTGACTGAAGAAAAAATAAAAAAATTAATAAATATTGTTGGGAAAAAACATTTGTCAATTAGTGTGAAAGCTAAGTAA
- the rny gene encoding ribonuclease Y — MSSYLILAIAIVFFAFIFLIAFFVSFNYIKNKFVKKYGEFSELELKIVDAKRKYTTTKKEVERDIEAFRKEEIIKVKEELLNTKREADEEIKLMKQEITLKETRISKKEENLDYKNQKIEEKEAKLEKQKELLVKKQDELETLIGSQEKELEKIAELTKEEAKDIILSNLDEELTHDKALKIKDYEYNLDREKDKIAKRILSTAINKSASDFVVDATITVVELPSEEMKGRIIGKEGRNIRAIEAATGVDLIIDDTPEAVVLSSFDGVRREVAKIALEKLIQDGRIHPTKIEELVDKAASEVEQAMYDAAEQAILEVGIPTLPKEVLKVLGRLKYRTSFGQNVLQHCVEVAHLAGAIAAEVGANVNYAKRGGLFHDIGKAFSHEQEGSHALNGAEFLRKFSKENEIVINAVESHHDEVEQMSVEAVIVQAADAISASRPGARRETLTNYLKRLEQLEEIANSHEGIENSYAIQAGRELRLIVSPEKIDDDKAVILSRDIAKEIEEKMQYPGQIKVTVVRETRAIEYAK; from the coding sequence ATGAGTAGCTATTTAATATTAGCAATAGCCATAGTATTTTTTGCTTTTATATTTCTTATTGCTTTTTTTGTATCTTTCAATTATATAAAAAATAAATTCGTAAAAAAATATGGAGAATTTAGTGAACTAGAATTGAAAATAGTTGATGCTAAAAGAAAATATACTACTACAAAAAAGGAAGTAGAAAGAGACATAGAAGCTTTTAGGAAAGAAGAAATAATAAAAGTTAAGGAAGAACTTTTAAATACGAAAAGAGAAGCAGATGAAGAAATAAAGTTAATGAAGCAAGAAATAACTTTAAAGGAAACAAGAATTTCAAAAAAAGAAGAAAATTTAGATTATAAAAATCAAAAAATAGAAGAAAAAGAGGCTAAATTAGAAAAACAAAAGGAACTTTTAGTTAAAAAACAAGACGAATTAGAAACATTAATAGGTAGCCAAGAAAAAGAATTAGAAAAAATAGCTGAATTAACTAAAGAAGAAGCAAAAGACATAATTTTATCAAATCTTGATGAAGAATTAACACATGATAAAGCGTTGAAAATAAAGGACTATGAATATAATTTGGATAGAGAAAAAGATAAAATAGCTAAAAGAATACTATCAACAGCGATTAATAAATCAGCTTCTGATTTCGTTGTAGATGCTACAATTACAGTTGTAGAATTACCTAGTGAAGAAATGAAGGGTAGAATAATAGGTAAAGAAGGAAGAAATATTAGAGCTATAGAAGCAGCTACAGGAGTTGATTTGATAATAGATGATACACCTGAAGCAGTAGTTTTATCATCATTTGATGGTGTTAGAAGAGAAGTAGCAAAAATAGCACTTGAAAAATTAATACAAGATGGAAGAATACATCCTACAAAAATAGAAGAATTAGTTGATAAGGCTGCATCAGAAGTAGAGCAAGCTATGTATGATGCTGCAGAACAAGCTATACTTGAAGTAGGTATACCTACTTTACCAAAAGAAGTTTTAAAAGTCTTAGGTAGATTAAAATATAGAACATCATTTGGGCAAAATGTCTTACAACACTGTGTTGAAGTTGCTCATTTAGCAGGTGCTATAGCTGCTGAAGTTGGAGCAAATGTAAACTATGCTAAAAGAGGTGGTTTATTTCATGATATAGGTAAGGCTTTTTCACATGAACAAGAAGGTTCACATGCATTAAATGGAGCTGAATTTTTAAGAAAATTTTCTAAGGAAAATGAAATAGTAATTAATGCAGTAGAATCACATCATGATGAAGTAGAACAAATGAGTGTTGAAGCAGTAATTGTTCAAGCAGCAGATGCTATATCAGCATCAAGACCTGGTGCAAGAAGAGAAACTTTAACTAATTACTTGAAGAGATTAGAACAATTAGAAGAAATTGCAAATTCACACGAAGGAATTGAAAATTCATATGCTATACAAGCAGGAAGAGAATTAAGATTAATAGTTAGTCCCGAAAAAATAGATGATGATAAGGCTGTTATTTTATCAAGGGATATAGCAAAGGAAATAGAAGAAAAAATGCAATATCCAGGGCAAATAAAAGTTACAGTTGTAAGGGAAACAAGAGCTATAGAATATGCAAAATAA
- a CDS encoding TIGR00282 family metallophosphoesterase produces MKFLMIGDVVGKPGREILFKFLEKRKQNYDFIIVNGENAAAGFGITPKIAEQFFSKGVDVITLGNHTYDRKEIYSYLNENSRIIRPYNYHPENAGNGYVIVNKKGVKIAVVNLQGKVFMQPISCPFLKIDELAPKLKKESDILIVDFHAEATSEKQAMGWNLVGLATVIYGTHTHTQTADNKILAGKTGFITDIGMTGGHDGVLGMNKRESLKRLKTGFSERYVPCEEGLRINGIEVEIDDKSFKCLKIDRLNMGYDEV; encoded by the coding sequence ATGAAATTTTTAATGATAGGCGATGTCGTAGGAAAGCCTGGACGAGAAATACTTTTTAAATTTTTAGAAAAAAGAAAACAAAACTATGATTTTATAATCGTAAATGGTGAAAATGCTGCAGCAGGTTTTGGAATTACACCTAAAATAGCTGAACAATTTTTTTCAAAAGGTGTAGATGTAATTACTTTGGGAAATCATACATATGATAGAAAAGAAATATATTCATATTTAAATGAAAATAGTAGAATAATAAGACCATATAATTATCATCCTGAAAATGCAGGTAATGGCTATGTTATTGTCAATAAAAAAGGTGTAAAAATAGCAGTTGTTAATTTACAAGGTAAGGTATTTATGCAACCAATATCTTGTCCTTTTCTTAAGATAGATGAATTAGCACCAAAATTAAAAAAAGAAAGTGATATTTTAATAGTAGATTTTCATGCTGAAGCAACTTCTGAAAAACAAGCTATGGGCTGGAATTTAGTAGGTCTTGCAACAGTTATATATGGAACACATACACATACTCAAACCGCAGATAATAAGATATTAGCAGGTAAGACTGGCTTTATAACTGATATAGGAATGACAGGTGGGCATGATGGAGTTTTAGGTATGAATAAAAGAGAAAGTTTAAAAAGACTTAAAACAGGTTTTTCAGAAAGATATGTTCCCTGTGAAGAAGGGCTAAGAATTAATGGTATAGAAGTTGAAATAGATGATAAAAGTTTTAAATGTTTAAAAATTGATAGATTAAATATGGGATATGATGAAGTATGA
- the cmk gene encoding (d)CMP kinase, whose product MIIAVDGPSGSGKSTISKKIAEILGISYIDTGAMYRILALYLKENNLEFRKEILKNINIKQEKNIFYLNGRDVSKLIRENDIAKMASDISKLKEVREYMVEEQRKLGKEKSIILDGRDITTVVFPNADYKFYLTASLEQRAKRRYLENNKVDFEVLLEDMKKRDYQDSTRENSPLKIAKDAIIIDTTNMTEKEVVNKMLDIIKGEANAL is encoded by the coding sequence ATGATAATAGCAGTAGATGGACCATCTGGAAGTGGTAAGAGTACAATATCTAAGAAAATAGCTGAAATATTAGGAATTAGCTATATTGACACAGGAGCTATGTATAGGATTTTAGCTCTATATTTAAAAGAAAATAATTTGGAATTTAGAAAAGAAATTCTAAAAAATATTAATATAAAACAAGAAAAGAATATCTTTTATTTAAATGGTAGGGATGTAAGTAAGCTAATAAGAGAAAATGATATTGCCAAAATGGCTTCAGACATTTCAAAATTAAAAGAAGTTAGAGAATATATGGTAGAAGAACAAAGAAAATTAGGAAAAGAAAAATCTATTATTTTAGATGGAAGAGATATTACTACCGTAGTATTTCCAAATGCAGATTACAAATTTTATTTAACAGCTAGTCTTGAACAAAGGGCAAAAAGAAGATATTTGGAAAATAATAAGGTTGATTTTGAAGTTCTATTAGAGGATATGAAAAAAAGGGATTATCAGGATAGTACTAGGGAAAATTCACCCTTAAAAATAGCAAAAGATGCTATAATCATAGATACAACTAATATGACAGAAAAAGAAGTTGTAAATAAAATGTTGGATATAATAAAAGGTGAGGCTAATGCGTTGTAA
- the alr gene encoding alanine racemase has translation MRCKQIIDFNNMKYNINKILEFVPIEKLMLVVKANAYGHGYDKVVRFCYKQGVKWFAVATYEEAIQVYKLNLPINILILGPTECENFKDLEEKKIHFCVTSFFELEYINKNCPKALYHIAFDTGMGRIGFNAEDVKKVLEKYKPIGLFTHLSVADVDPDFSHKQLNKFLSIAKKYKVKYVHALNSYGTIKYEKDPIYTLYRVGIMLYGGDDTGLFKPTMSFYARVSYIKKLEEDSFIGYGNTYVAKKGDIIATVSCGYADGLPREVSNNAKVYCKGKLYNIIGNICMDQFMIKADENIKVGDFVEIYGEHISIQELAKQCKTITYEIFCRNTSRSSKEYRGEKDEF, from the coding sequence ATGCGTTGTAAACAAATTATTGATTTTAATAATATGAAATATAATATAAATAAAATTTTGGAATTTGTACCTATTGAAAAATTAATGCTAGTAGTTAAAGCAAATGCTTATGGTCATGGTTATGATAAAGTAGTTAGATTCTGTTACAAGCAAGGTGTAAAATGGTTTGCAGTTGCAACTTATGAAGAAGCTATACAAGTATATAAATTAAATTTACCTATTAATATATTAATATTAGGGCCTACAGAATGTGAAAATTTTAAAGATTTAGAAGAAAAGAAGATACATTTTTGTGTAACAAGTTTTTTTGAATTAGAATATATAAATAAAAATTGTCCTAAAGCCCTATATCACATTGCTTTTGATACAGGAATGGGAAGAATAGGCTTTAATGCAGAAGATGTGAAAAAGGTATTAGAAAAATATAAACCTATTGGCTTATTTACCCATTTATCAGTAGCTGATGTTGATCCAGATTTTAGTCATAAACAATTGAATAAATTTTTAAGTATAGCTAAAAAATATAAGGTTAAATATGTGCATGCTTTGAATAGTTATGGAACTATTAAATATGAAAAAGATCCAATTTATACATTATATCGTGTAGGAATAATGTTATATGGTGGAGATGACACTGGCTTATTTAAACCTACTATGAGTTTTTATGCAAGGGTAAGTTATATAAAGAAATTAGAAGAAGATAGCTTTATAGGCTACGGAAATACTTATGTAGCTAAAAAAGGAGATATTATTGCAACAGTTTCTTGTGGCTATGCAGATGGTTTACCTAGAGAAGTATCAAATAATGCAAAAGTGTATTGTAAAGGAAAATTATATAATATTATTGGAAATATTTGCATGGATCAGTTTATGATAAAGGCTGATGAAAATATAAAAGTAGGAGATTTTGTTGAAATATATGGAGAACATATATCAATACAAGAACTTGCAAAACAATGTAAGACAATAACATATGAAATTTTCTGTAGAAATACTTCAAGAAGTTCAAAAGAATATAGGGGTGAAAAGGATGAGTTTTGA
- a CDS encoding CvpA family protein — MSFDIFCIILFAILIIRAFRKGAIYMIFKICNFLLAIFFIPYISKIVGEVLKTESKILIYIISFIVLYTIINLIVYFIEKFINAVHLGGVNKIVGGILGLVQALCITYMILIVMLFLQSNESIKSILETSKVVHYISLQGQGFNKYFPETIQTKLDDFNFKNKEIKTREDIYYELKKGVKTNED, encoded by the coding sequence ATGAGTTTTGATATATTTTGTATTATTCTTTTTGCTATATTAATAATTAGAGCTTTTAGAAAAGGTGCAATATATATGATATTTAAAATATGTAATTTTTTATTAGCTATATTTTTTATACCATATATTTCAAAAATTGTTGGAGAAGTTTTAAAAACAGAAAGTAAAATACTTATTTATATTATATCCTTTATTGTGCTCTATACAATAATAAATTTAATTGTTTATTTTATAGAAAAATTTATAAATGCAGTGCACTTAGGTGGAGTTAATAAAATTGTAGGTGGAATTCTTGGTCTTGTTCAAGCCTTGTGTATAACATATATGATACTTATTGTAATGCTATTTTTACAAAGTAATGAAAGTATAAAGTCAATATTAGAAACAAGTAAGGTTGTTCACTATATTTCTTTACAAGGTCAAGGTTTTAATAAATATTTTCCTGAAACTATACAAACAAAATTAGATGATTTTAACTTTAAAAATAAGGAAATAAAAACTAGGGAAGATATTTATTATGAATTAAAAAAAGGTGTAAAAACAAATGAAGATTAA